From the genome of Malus domestica chromosome 04, GDT2T_hap1, one region includes:
- the LOC103427569 gene encoding uncharacterized protein — MMGSQGGSECSKTSPSDKQNEDGSESGENYSNGENSKPKNNGGSSSNSTVEESDQKKTSVRPYVRSKMPRLRWTPDLHLRFIHAVERLGGQDRATPKLVLQLMNIKGLNIAHVKSHLQMYRSKKIDDAGQVLADHQGHLVECGDKNIYNLSQLPMLQGYNRSHTTSFRYGSYGDTNSWTALENPRFSRSSTGFQGNWSTSSTGNNAYNYLTSCSFGDHPQSSWITRTLKEECQLHNIRESLKPKEFITSFNTNRGPFRDSDTISKNLVQDQSKMLKRKASDCDDLDLDLSLRLTSKKNDEDHTHEVDSNLSLCLYSPPTSSKLRRLKE, encoded by the exons ATGATGGGGAGCCAGGGAGGCTCTGAGTGCTCAAAGACAAGTCCCTCGGATAAACAGAATGAGGACGGAAGCGAAAGCGGAGAGAATTATAGCAATGGAGAAAATAGTAAGCCGAAAAACAATGGAGGAAGCTCGAGCAACAGCACAGTTGAAGAGAGTGATCAAAAGAAGACATCAGTTAGACCTTATGTTAGATCCAAGATGCCTAGGCTCCGATGGACACCAGATCTTCATCTTCGTTTCATCCACGCCGTGGAGAGGCTTGGTGGTCAAGATA GAGCTACACCAAAGTTGGTTCTTCAACTGATGAACATTAAGGGACTAAATATTGCACATGTCAAGAGCCATTTACAG ATGTACAGAAGCAAGAAGATCGACGACGCAGGGCAAG TACTAGCGGATCATCAAGGCCATCTTGTTGAATGCGGagataaaaatatttataaccTCAGCCAACTCCCCATGCTTCAAGGATATAACCGAAGCCACACTACCAGCTTCAG ATATGGATCATACGGCGATACGAATTCCTGGACCGCGCTTGAAAATCCAAGGTTTTCGAGAAGTAGCACTGGATTTCAAGGCAACTGGAGCACTAGTAGTACTGGTAATAATGCTTACAATTATCTTACAAGTTGTTCATTTGGTGATCATCCACAATCATCTTGGATTACTCGTACACTGAAAGAAGAATGCCAGCTCCATAATATCCGTGAGTCCTTGAAACCAAAGGAATTCATCACAAGTTTCAACACCAACCGTGGCCCTTTCCGAGATTCCGACACTATAAGCAAGaatctagtacaagatcagtcGAAGATGTTGAAAAGAAAGGCTTCGGATTGCGATGATCTTGATTTGGATCTGTCTCTCAGGCTAACATCAAAGAAGAATGATGAGGATCATACTCATGAAGTTGATAGTAATCTGTCTCTGTGTTTGTACTCACCACCCACGTCCTCAAAGCTCAGGAGGTTGAAGGAATGA